A stretch of Candidatus Symbiobacter mobilis CR DNA encodes these proteins:
- a CDS encoding type I restriction-modification system subunit M, whose protein sequence is MNPIEQRFFNDLEKKLWTAADKLRSNLDAAVYKHVVLGLIFLKYVSDAFEERQKELREQFQNPDHDYYMAPGDYAYDYAGHLAAELEVRDYYTEKNVFWVPLEARWQTLRDCVQLPPKAPLPWNKPGKHEPEEMRSVGWLIDNAMEAIERENEKKLKNVLNKDFARTQIDSHKLADLIAHFSDTDFNRKDYNGQPLNLQSKDILGHVYEYFLGQFALAEGKKGGQYYTPKSIVTLIVEMLQPFQGRVYDPAMGSGGFFVQSEEFIEQHGGKVANGKTGQISVYGQESNPTTWRLAAMNMAIRGIDFNFGGVPGDTLLNDLHPDLRADFVMANPPFNMKEWWNEKLTNDPRWIAGTPPQSNANFAWLQHMLYHLAPAGSMALLLANGSMSSNTNNEGEIRKKLIEDDYVECMVALPGQLFTNTQIPACIWFLTRDKRNGLSLNKTKRDRRGQFLFIDARQLGYMKDRVLRDFTVADIKTIADTFHAWQHSLPSPLRRGAGGEGAYQDIPGFCYSATLDDIRKHEHVLTPGRYVGAEEQEEDSEAFADKMARLTAQLAEQFAESAKLEGEIRKNLAGLGYSL, encoded by the coding sequence ATGAACCCCATCGAACAACGATTTTTCAACGATCTCGAAAAAAAGCTCTGGACTGCCGCCGACAAGCTGCGATCCAACCTGGATGCCGCCGTCTACAAGCACGTGGTGCTGGGCCTGATCTTCCTGAAATACGTTTCCGACGCCTTCGAGGAACGGCAGAAAGAACTGCGCGAGCAGTTCCAGAACCCTGACCACGACTACTACATGGCCCCGGGGGACTACGCCTACGACTACGCAGGCCACCTCGCCGCCGAGCTGGAAGTGCGCGACTATTACACCGAGAAAAACGTCTTCTGGGTGCCGTTGGAAGCGCGCTGGCAAACCCTGCGCGACTGTGTCCAACTGCCGCCCAAAGCGCCGCTGCCGTGGAACAAGCCGGGCAAGCACGAGCCGGAAGAAATGCGCAGCGTCGGCTGGCTGATCGACAACGCCATGGAAGCCATTGAGCGCGAAAACGAAAAAAAGCTCAAGAACGTACTCAACAAGGATTTCGCCCGCACGCAGATCGACAGCCACAAACTGGCTGACCTGATCGCCCACTTTTCCGACACCGATTTCAACCGCAAGGACTACAACGGCCAGCCGCTCAATCTGCAAAGCAAAGACATCCTCGGCCACGTCTATGAATATTTCCTCGGTCAATTTGCGCTGGCCGAAGGCAAGAAGGGCGGCCAGTACTACACGCCCAAGAGCATCGTCACGCTGATCGTCGAAATGCTGCAACCCTTCCAGGGCCGCGTGTACGACCCGGCCATGGGCTCGGGTGGATTTTTTGTACAAAGCGAGGAATTCATCGAGCAACACGGCGGCAAGGTAGCCAATGGCAAGACCGGGCAAATCAGCGTCTATGGTCAAGAGAGCAACCCTACCACCTGGCGCTTGGCCGCGATGAATATGGCCATTCGCGGCATCGACTTCAACTTTGGTGGCGTACCCGGCGATACGCTGCTGAACGACCTGCACCCCGACCTGCGCGCCGACTTCGTCATGGCCAACCCACCCTTCAACATGAAGGAGTGGTGGAACGAAAAATTGACCAACGACCCTCGCTGGATCGCAGGAACGCCGCCGCAGAGCAACGCCAACTTCGCCTGGCTGCAACACATGCTCTACCACCTGGCCCCGGCGGGCAGCATGGCGCTGCTGCTGGCCAATGGCTCGATGAGCAGCAACACCAACAATGAAGGCGAAATCCGCAAAAAGCTGATCGAAGACGACTACGTGGAATGCATGGTCGCGCTACCCGGTCAACTCTTTACCAATACACAGATCCCGGCCTGCATCTGGTTCCTCACCCGCGACAAACGCAACGGCCTGAGCCTGAACAAAACCAAGCGCGACCGGCGCGGGCAGTTCCTGTTCATTGACGCCCGCCAGCTCGGCTACATGAAAGACCGCGTGCTGCGTGACTTCACGGTGGCAGACATCAAGACGATCGCCGACACCTTCCACGCTTGGCAACATTCGCTTCCCTCTCCCCTCAGGAGAGGGGCTGGGGGTGAGGGTGCGTACCAAGACATCCCCGGCTTCTGCTACTCCGCCACGCTAGACGACATCCGCAAGCACGAGCACGTGCTCACGCCTGGGCGCTATGTGGGCGCAGAAGAGCAGGAAGAGGACAGCGAAGCCTTTGCCGACAAGATGGCGCGGCTGACGGCGCAATTGGCGGAGCAGTTTGCCGAAAGTGCCAAATTGGAGGGGGAGATCAGGAAGAACTTGGCGGGGTTGGGGTACTCGCTATGA